The genomic interval CAGCGAACTTCTGGGGCTGGGTCTCGGCGACGTGGCGCCCGTAGGAGTCGCCGTGGACGACCTGGAAGGGCGCGGTCAGCAGGAGGACGACCAGCGCGATCTTGAGGGTGGTGCGCCAGAAGCGGGCGTCATCGTCGGCGGCGGTGTCGGCCGCCGCGTTCGCGTCGGCGGGCGCGGTCACGGACGCGTCCGCGCCGGTATCGTCGCCGTCGGTTCCGTTCTCGCGCTCGCCACCGCTCGATCGGTAGACGAAGTACGCCGCCACGCCGGCCATAAACAGCGCGACCGAGAGGACGGCGGCCGACTGCATGTGGACGAACATCCACGGGAACCGCGGGTTCAGGTACGCGGCGACGGGATCGACGAGCGTCACGACCGGTTGCCCGCTCTCCCGGGCGAGTTCGTACCCCCGCGGGGTCTGCATCCAGGAGTTGGCGACGAGGACCCAAACCGCCGAGAGCCAGGTCCCCAGGCCGACGGCGACCGCCGACACCATATAGAGCGCGTCGCCGACCTTCTCGCGGCCGAAGACGAAGACCCCGAGGAAGGTGGCCTCGAGGAAGAAGGCCATCATCCCCTCGACGGCCAGCGGGCCGCCGAACAGCTCCCCAGCGAACGTCGAAAACGCTGCGAAGTTCGTCCCGAACTCGAACTCGAGGACCAAGCCCGTCACGGTGCCGACGACGAAGCTGATCGCAAAGATGTGGGTCCAAAACCGCCGCTGCCGTTCCCAGAGCGGGTCCGACGAGCGGATCGACTTCCACGTGAAGTAGATCAGGAAGGGCGCCAGGCCCATGCTCATCACGGGGAAGATGATGTGAACGATAGTCGTAAGCGCAAACTGCAACCGGCTGGCGATGACTGGGTCGACCATGTGAATCAGTAGATACGGGACACGAGATGGGTGCCCAGTCGGAGGATAGTCACTCGCCATTTGACGGGTGTTCGCCGATTCCCGAGCGCTGGGAACCGGTAACGGCGTCGACGACGACGCGGTCCGATCGGGAACCCGAGAGCCCGATCGACGGGAACGAACAGGACCGAGCAGGACCGAGCGGAGCCGATCGAACCCGCGGGCCGCGGTGCTCAGGCGAGCACGTCGACCTCGTAGCCCGCGTCGCGCAGCGCTGCGAGGAAGGCGTCGACGTGGTCGGGACCGCGCATCTCGAGTTCGATCTCGACCTCGGTGTCGCTCATCTCGACCTCGCGTGAGGTCCGGTCGTGGTGGATGGCGTAGATGTTCGCCTGGTGCTCGGTGAAGATATCCAGCAGGTCCTCGAGCGCGCCTGGTCGATCCTTCAGGACGGTCCGGATCTTCAGGTAGCGGCCGGTCTCGACCAGGCCACGAACGATGACGTTGGTCAGCGTGTTGAGATCGATGTTACCGCCGCAGAGCGCGGGGACGATGACCTCGTCCTCGTCGTATTCGAACGTCTCGAAGAGGACGGCCGCGAGCGGTACCGCGCCGGCGCCCTCGACGACCGTCTTCGAGCGCTCGAGTAAGTAGACCAGAGCGACCGCGATCTCGGGGTCGGAGACGGTGACGACCTCGTCGACGTACTCCTGAATGTAGGGGAAGGTCCGCTCGCCGACGCTGCGAGTCGCGATGCCGTCCGCGATGGTGTCGACGCCGTCGATCGAGACGCGTTCGCCCTTCCGCAGGGACTCGGCGGCGCTCGAAGCGCCGTCGGCCTGAACGCCGATCACGCGGACGTCGGGTTTCTGCTCCTTGATGGCGGTCGCGATGCCGCTGATGAGTCCGCCGCCGCCGATGGGGACGACGACGGTCTCGACCTCGGGGCAGTCTTCGAGGATCTCGAGGCCAATCGTGCCCTGGCCGGCCATCACGTATTCGTCGTCGAACGCGTGGACGTAGGTCCGGCCCTCCTCGCGTTCGATCTCGTGGGCGCGCTCGGCGGCCGCGTCGTAGTCCCGACCCGAGAGGACGACCTCGGCCCCGTAGCTCTTGGTCGCCTTGACCTTCGAGATCGGCGCGTGCTCGGGCATGACGATCTTCGAGTCGACGCCCGACCGCGTGGCCGCCAGCGCGACGCCCTGCGCGTGGTTGCCCGCGCTCGCGGTGACGACGCCGGCCGCCTTTTGCTCCTCGGAGAGCGTCTTGATCCGGTTGGTCGCCCCGCGGATCTTGAACGCGCCCGTCCGCTGGAAGTTCTCCAGTTTCAGGTGGATCTCGGCTCCGGTCATCGCCGAATACGTGTGCGAGTGATCGAGCGGCGTGTGCCGAGACGTCTCTCGCACCCGCTCTTCGGCC from Natrinema salifodinae carries:
- a CDS encoding cytochrome ubiquinol oxidase subunit I — translated: MVDPVIASRLQFALTTIVHIIFPVMSMGLAPFLIYFTWKSIRSSDPLWERQRRFWTHIFAISFVVGTVTGLVLEFEFGTNFAAFSTFAGELFGGPLAVEGMMAFFLEATFLGVFVFGREKVGDALYMVSAVAVGLGTWLSAVWVLVANSWMQTPRGYELARESGQPVVTLVDPVAAYLNPRFPWMFVHMQSAAVLSVALFMAGVAAYFVYRSSGGERENGTDGDDTGADASVTAPADANAAADTAADDDARFWRTTLKIALVVLLLTAPFQVVHGDSYGRHVAETQPQKFAAMEALYETEGPAALHLIAIPTDPSAFTDPRAENLWTVDIPAMASVLASGGDPSHTVQGLDEFEGSPPVAIVFWAFRAMVLLGFWFVGLAAWAAYRWRRGDLFADRHLHRALMASAPLGFVAVETGWIVTEVGRQPWVVQGLLRTEDGVSPGLTGAEATLTLAGFALVYAALLGGYGYVVRRLILAGPPDVESAGSTSSASPTDPNAESAAPKVTGDD
- the ilvA gene encoding threonine ammonia-lyase, with amino-acid sequence MLELSDILEAEERVRETSRHTPLDHSHTYSAMTGAEIHLKLENFQRTGAFKIRGATNRIKTLSEEQKAAGVVTASAGNHAQGVALAATRSGVDSKIVMPEHAPISKVKATKSYGAEVVLSGRDYDAAAERAHEIEREEGRTYVHAFDDEYVMAGQGTIGLEILEDCPEVETVVVPIGGGGLISGIATAIKEQKPDVRVIGVQADGASSAAESLRKGERVSIDGVDTIADGIATRSVGERTFPYIQEYVDEVVTVSDPEIAVALVYLLERSKTVVEGAGAVPLAAVLFETFEYDEDEVIVPALCGGNIDLNTLTNVIVRGLVETGRYLKIRTVLKDRPGALEDLLDIFTEHQANIYAIHHDRTSREVEMSDTEVEIELEMRGPDHVDAFLAALRDAGYEVDVLA